In a genomic window of Quercus lobata isolate SW786 chromosome 4, ValleyOak3.0 Primary Assembly, whole genome shotgun sequence:
- the LOC115984705 gene encoding uncharacterized protein LOC115984705, with product MSSVGNRNTNTIFNKKQKLEVQQQLKRLNKPALKSIESPDGDIIDCVDINKQPAFDHPLLKNHTIQMRPSSYPEGFSFDESNDVSSNSEPKVSQPWHLNGRCPEGTIPIRRTKEEDLLRAGSAANYGRKKHNSIPNADVAGITHEYALLAEEGDKYYGMMANMNVWNPHTMDSNEFSVSQFWIAAGDPDQDLDTIEAGITVYENLYGDYQTRLFTFWTDDSYRTTGCYNLNCPGFVQVDNQIAVGATVTPYSIYGDTQRTLEFYVYKDINGNGDWWLKIAQRNFGYWPSSLFSLLSDSASSVQWGGEVTNLKLGEQHTTTQMGSGHFPEEGPGKASYFDRLNVIDGKTVLRGPRNSHTQTTNPNCYNIINYGDHFYYGGPGRNPNCP from the exons ATGTCATCAGTTGGAAATAGAAACACTAACACCATATTcaataagaaacaaaaactagAGGTTCAGCAGCAATTGAAGCGCCTTAACAAGCCTGCTCTTAAATCCATCGAG AGCCCGGATGGAGATATAATCGACTGCGTAGATATAAACAAGCAACCAGCTTTTGATCATCCTTTGTTAAAAAATCACACAATTCAG ATGAGACCAAGTTCTTACCCAGAAGGGTTTTCATTCGATGAGAGCAACGACGTCTCTTCAAACTCCGAGCCCAAAGTGAGTCAGCCATGGCACTTGAATGGAAGGTGCCCAGAAGGAACAATTCCCATAAGAAGAACTAAAGAAGAAGATTTATTAAGGGCAGGCTCTGCAGCAAATTATGGAAGGAAAAAACACAATTCCATCCCTAATGCTGATGTCGCTGGAATTACCCATGAG TATGCATTGCTTGCTGAGGAAGGAGATAAGTACTATGGAATGATGGCAAATATGAACGTGTGGAATCCCCATACCATGGACTCAAATGAGTTCAGCGTGTCTCAATTCTGGATTGCAGCTGGTGACCCTGATCAAGATCTTGATACCATTGAAGCCGGCATAACA GTCTACGAAAATCTATATGGAGATTACCAAACTAGACTCTTCACGTTTTGGACT GATGATTCATATAGAACCACAGGTTGCTACAATCTGAATTGCCCTGGCTTTGTTCAAGTCGACAACCAGATTGCGGTGGGTGCAACCGTCACCCCTTATTCCATCTATGGTGATACCCAACGTACACTCGAATTCTATGTTTATAAG GACATTAATGGAAATGGAGACTGGTGGTTGAAAATTGCGCAAAGAAACTTCGGATATTGGCCATCTTCCTTATTCTCGCTCCTGTCTGATAGTGCTTCATCCGTTCAATGGGGAGGAGAGGTGACAAACTTAAAGCTAGGTGAACAGCACACCACAACACAAATGGGCAGTGGCCATTTCCCTGAAGAAGGGCCTGGCAAGGCTAGTTACTTCGATAGACTCAATGTTATTGATGGTAAAACAGTTCTCAGAGGTCCCCGGAACAGTCATACACAGACAACGAATCCCAATTGCTATAATATCATAAATTATGGAGACCACTTTTATTATGGTGGTCCTGGTAGAAACCCCAATTGTCCATGA